Proteins encoded within one genomic window of Pleurocapsa minor HA4230-MV1:
- the recF gene encoding DNA replication/repair protein RecF has protein sequence MYLKSLRLRSFRNYVDRQIEFTAQKTILVGNNAQGKSNLLEAVELLASLKSHRTSRDRELVLDSATTGQIDATVERAYGTSELKVVFRKQGRRTVAVNQENLRRQLDFLGVLNAVQFSSLDLDLVRGAPDARRSWLDGLLIQLEPVYSSILQQYNQVLKQRNALLKKIRAVKQENESIELATFEPQLRLWDEQLAAAGSRVARRRARVIARLAPIAEFWHKRISGETERLEVNYLPNVKWLEDDPIIVQQAFLAKIKERRMVEQYQGKTMVGTHRDEIELVINQTPARYYGSQGQQRTLVLALKLAELKLIEEVVGEPPLLLLDDVLAELDPNRQKQLLEVIGDRFQTMITTTHIDTFNHDWIKDSQILAVEAGKISEVLWH, from the coding sequence ATGTATTTAAAAAGCTTGCGTCTGCGATCGTTTCGGAATTATGTCGATCGCCAGATTGAATTTACGGCACAGAAGACGATCTTAGTAGGCAATAATGCTCAAGGAAAATCTAATCTGTTAGAAGCGGTTGAGTTACTAGCATCCCTCAAGAGTCATCGTACGAGTCGCGATCGCGAATTGGTTTTAGATTCTGCCACGACAGGACAGATCGACGCAACCGTTGAACGAGCTTATGGCACTAGTGAATTAAAAGTCGTGTTTCGTAAGCAGGGAAGGCGTACCGTAGCGGTAAACCAAGAAAATTTACGCCGTCAGCTAGACTTTTTGGGGGTGCTGAATGCAGTCCAGTTTTCTAGTCTAGATTTAGATCTGGTTCGGGGTGCGCCAGATGCTCGGCGTAGTTGGTTAGATGGCTTGTTAATTCAATTAGAGCCTGTTTATTCCAGCATTTTACAGCAGTATAACCAGGTGCTAAAACAGCGTAATGCCTTACTGAAAAAGATTCGTGCGGTCAAGCAAGAAAACGAGTCGATAGAGCTAGCGACATTTGAACCACAGCTAAGATTATGGGATGAACAGCTAGCAGCAGCAGGTTCGAGGGTGGCACGCCGACGCGCTAGAGTGATAGCTAGACTTGCTCCCATTGCCGAATTTTGGCACAAGCGTATTAGTGGCGAAACAGAACGTCTAGAGGTTAATTATCTGCCTAACGTTAAGTGGTTAGAAGATGACCCCATAATTGTGCAGCAGGCTTTTCTCGCCAAGATTAAAGAACGCCGTATGGTGGAGCAATATCAGGGTAAAACAATGGTGGGGACGCACCGCGACGAAATCGAGTTGGTCATTAATCAAACCCCTGCTCGTTACTATGGCTCTCAAGGACAACAACGCACCCTCGTATTAGCCTTAAAACTAGCGGAATTAAAGCTGATTGAAGAAGTAGTAGGAGAACCACCTTTACTGCTGTTAGACGACGTATTAGCCGAACTAGATCCCAATCGCCAAAAACAACTATTAGAAGTAATCGGCGATCGCTTTCAAACCATGATCACTACTACCCATATCGACACTTTCAATCACGACTGGATTAAAGATTCCCAAATCCTCGCAGTAGAAGCAGGAAAGATCAGTGAGGTTTTATGGCATTAG
- a CDS encoding LL-diaminopimelate aminotransferase — MATINDNYLKLKAGYLFPEIARRVSAFAAENPDASIIKLGIGDVTEPLPAACRDAIIEATKEMGDRQTFKGYGPEQGYLWLREKIAQQDFQSRGCDIDASEIFISDGSKCDCGNILDIFGNDNKIAVTDPVYPVYVDTNVMAGHTGEAQDGKYEGLVYLPISAENNFTAEIPREKVDLIYLCFPNNPTGATATREHLQAWVDYAKQHGSLILFDAAYEAFITDPDLPHSIYEIEGAKDCAIEFRSFSKNAGFTGTRCAFTVVPQNLLGTAKDGSEVKIWQLWNRRQCTKFNGVSYIVQRGAEAVYSEAGQAQIKELVSFYLENARIIREQLTAAGIEVYGGTNAPYVWVKTPNGLSSWDFFDKLLLNCNVVGTPGSGFGAAGEGYFRISAFNSRDNVNEAMKRITEKFQA; from the coding sequence ATGGCAACTATCAACGATAATTATCTCAAACTTAAAGCAGGATATCTGTTTCCTGAAATTGCACGGCGAGTTAGTGCTTTTGCAGCCGAAAATCCTGATGCATCAATTATTAAGCTGGGGATTGGGGATGTCACCGAACCCTTGCCTGCTGCCTGTCGCGATGCAATCATTGAAGCGACTAAAGAAATGGGCGATCGCCAAACCTTTAAAGGTTATGGCCCAGAACAGGGATATCTTTGGTTAAGAGAGAAAATTGCCCAACAAGACTTTCAATCCCGTGGTTGCGACATAGATGCGTCGGAAATCTTCATTTCAGATGGTTCTAAGTGTGATTGTGGCAATATCCTCGATATTTTTGGCAATGATAATAAGATTGCCGTAACCGATCCTGTTTATCCCGTGTATGTTGATACTAACGTCATGGCTGGACATACAGGAGAAGCTCAAGATGGTAAATATGAGGGTTTGGTTTACCTTCCCATCAGTGCTGAAAATAACTTCACGGCTGAAATTCCTCGCGAAAAAGTAGACCTAATTTATCTTTGTTTCCCTAATAATCCTACAGGAGCAACGGCCACCAGAGAACATCTTCAAGCTTGGGTAGATTATGCCAAGCAACACGGCTCATTAATTCTGTTTGATGCAGCTTATGAAGCCTTTATCACCGATCCCGATTTACCTCACTCAATTTATGAGATTGAAGGAGCAAAAGACTGTGCGATCGAGTTTCGTTCTTTCTCCAAAAATGCTGGCTTTACGGGGACTCGTTGCGCCTTTACCGTAGTTCCTCAAAACTTGCTCGGTACAGCAAAAGACGGTTCTGAGGTCAAAATTTGGCAATTGTGGAATCGTCGTCAATGTACTAAGTTTAACGGCGTATCTTACATCGTTCAGCGGGGTGCAGAGGCAGTCTATTCTGAAGCTGGGCAAGCGCAAATTAAGGAATTAGTCAGCTTTTATCTCGAAAACGCTAGAATCATCCGCGAACAGCTAACCGCAGCAGGAATTGAAGTATACGGCGGAACAAATGCTCCCTATGTTTGGGTTAAAACACCCAACGGCTTATCTAGCTGGGACTTTTTCGATAAATTACTCTTGAACTGTAACGTGGTAGGCACTCCAGGATCTGGTTTTGGTGCAGCAGGGGAAGGTTATTTCCGCATCTCGGCATTTAACAGTCGGGACAATGTTAACGAGGCAATGAAACGAATTACCGAGAAGTTTCAAGCTTAG
- a CDS encoding 16S rRNA (uracil(1498)-N(3))-methyltransferase has protein sequence MTYRLVINSAQIQQEQIILDAQQLHYLLRVLRLGNGDRFLALDGVGNAWLAEITESSAQIIESVEIKTELPSTLSLITALPKGSGYEQVIRCCTELGVSNFIPVISDRTLLKPNPNKVQRWRKIATEAAEQSERQIVPQILEPVTYISAIEQVKATQNKYICVARGDIPTLWSSLQQQTPAEIIIATGCEGGWTDVEVAKAIALGFQPVSLGKRILRAITAPIVVSSIVTAILESKTD, from the coding sequence TTGACCTATCGTTTAGTCATTAATTCGGCACAAATCCAACAAGAGCAAATCATTTTAGATGCTCAACAGTTGCATTATCTCTTGCGAGTGTTACGACTGGGTAATGGCGATCGCTTTCTGGCATTAGATGGTGTGGGTAATGCTTGGTTAGCGGAAATTACAGAATCCTCAGCACAGATTATTGAATCAGTTGAAATCAAAACCGAGTTGCCTTCTACACTAAGTCTGATTACGGCTTTACCCAAAGGTAGCGGTTACGAACAGGTGATCCGTTGCTGTACAGAATTGGGTGTCAGTAACTTTATCCCTGTAATTAGCGATCGCACTCTCCTCAAGCCTAACCCCAACAAAGTTCAACGTTGGCGCAAAATTGCTACCGAAGCAGCCGAACAATCAGAAAGACAGATCGTACCGCAAATATTAGAACCCGTAACCTATATCTCGGCAATAGAACAAGTTAAAGCAACTCAGAATAAATATATCTGCGTGGCGCGGGGAGATATACCAACTCTCTGGAGTAGTCTACAGCAACAAACCCCAGCGGAAATAATTATTGCTACAGGTTGCGAGGGAGGCTGGACAGATGTAGAAGTCGCAAAAGCGATCGCTTTGGGTTTCCAACCTGTATCTTTAGGCAAGCGTATTCTGCGGGCAATTACTGCGCCAATTGTAGTTAGTTCAATAGTTACAGCAATTTTAGAATCAAAGACAGATTAG
- a CDS encoding homoserine kinase, translating into MNQVTVSVPATTANIGVGFDCLGAALTMANEFQFVVVDSDTKLKIIVEGEEAHKVGLGDNNLIYRSLLQFYQHIQQTPPHLEITIKLGVPLSRGLGSSATAIVGGLLGANSLAGNPLSQKEIMQMAIAIEGHPDNVVPALLGNCLLSVEDRGEWQISQIPWHQDIIPIVAIPNFELSTREAREVLPTEYSRSDAIFNISRMGLLIRALETNNPAWLKTALADQLHQPYRQKLITGYQQVEQAAIASGAYGLVISGAGPTLLALANPERVEQVVKSMTVAWNKMDIESQVRSLAINPAGAKVG; encoded by the coding sequence ATGAATCAGGTTACCGTTAGTGTCCCTGCGACCACAGCAAATATTGGAGTTGGCTTTGATTGTCTGGGTGCAGCTTTAACTATGGCAAATGAGTTTCAATTTGTGGTGGTTGATAGTGATACTAAATTAAAGATTATCGTTGAAGGAGAAGAGGCCCATAAAGTAGGATTGGGTGACAATAATCTAATCTATCGTTCTTTACTTCAGTTCTATCAACACATTCAACAAACACCACCTCATCTAGAAATTACTATTAAGCTAGGAGTTCCCCTGTCACGGGGTTTGGGTAGTTCTGCCACAGCAATTGTCGGCGGTTTATTGGGGGCAAATAGCCTAGCGGGAAATCCCCTCAGTCAAAAGGAAATTATGCAAATGGCGATCGCCATTGAAGGTCATCCAGATAATGTAGTTCCCGCTTTACTGGGTAACTGTCTGCTATCGGTGGAAGATCGAGGAGAATGGCAAATTAGTCAAATTCCTTGGCATCAAGATATTATTCCCATTGTGGCTATTCCTAATTTTGAATTATCTACTAGAGAAGCGCGTGAGGTATTACCCACAGAATATAGTCGCAGTGATGCCATTTTTAATATTTCTCGCATGGGACTATTAATTAGAGCCTTAGAAACTAACAACCCTGCCTGGCTCAAAACTGCCTTAGCCGATCAATTACATCAACCCTACCGCCAAAAACTAATTACGGGCTATCAGCAAGTAGAACAGGCTGCTATTGCTTCTGGGGCATATGGTCTGGTAATTAGTGGCGCAGGCCCGACTTTACTGGCTCTAGCTAATCCTGAACGAGTAGAACAGGTAGTTAAATCAATGACGGTAGCCTGGAATAAGATGGACATTGAATCTCAAGTGCGATCGCTGGCTATCAATCCCGCAGGCGCAAAAGTTGGGTAA